One segment of Mycolicibacterium baixiangningiae DNA contains the following:
- a CDS encoding CDGP domain-containing protein: protein MKRCIVGGLAALLMAAPVIALAPPAGAGCVYGGPVLGKCDGPIQPDGTWERCVTVAQLIPRGASSYLVPARNCQLMGPGRPPADPNFADPPVNIAG from the coding sequence ATGAAGCGCTGCATCGTCGGAGGATTGGCTGCCCTGCTGATGGCTGCGCCGGTGATCGCCCTGGCGCCGCCGGCCGGCGCCGGTTGCGTGTACGGCGGGCCCGTCCTCGGCAAGTGCGACGGACCGATCCAGCCGGACGGCACCTGGGAACGGTGCGTCACAGTCGCTCAGCTGATTCCTCGCGGCGCCAGTTCCTACCTTGTGCCCGCGAGGAACTGCCAGCTGATGGGCCCCGGCCGGCCGCCTGCGGATCCCAACTTCGCCGACCCCCCGGTGAACATCGCCGGCTGA
- a CDS encoding thioesterase II family protein — protein sequence MTTQQLEFAPWVKHFPAAGGSTAVVFPHAGGAAAAYRRLAKTFADKGIDTYIVQYPQRADRLRHPAAASIGDLATQLFEAGPWDRVGPLDLFGHCMGAVVAFEFARVAERHGVPVRTLWASAGQAPSTVAESSPLPSTDRDVLADMVDLGGTDPRLLDDEDFVELLVMAVRADYRALSGYTCGRDERITADIHALRGDRDHRISREWSQRWASHTAGRFTLSTLPGGHFYLDEHLDAVAALVNGG from the coding sequence ATGACCACCCAGCAGCTCGAATTCGCCCCCTGGGTCAAACACTTCCCTGCGGCGGGTGGTTCGACGGCTGTCGTGTTCCCGCACGCCGGTGGCGCCGCCGCGGCGTACCGCAGGCTGGCGAAAACGTTCGCCGACAAGGGGATCGACACCTACATCGTGCAGTATCCGCAGCGTGCGGACCGGCTGCGGCACCCCGCGGCTGCCAGCATCGGTGACCTGGCCACCCAGTTGTTCGAGGCCGGTCCGTGGGACCGCGTCGGCCCGCTCGACCTGTTCGGCCACTGCATGGGCGCGGTGGTGGCCTTCGAGTTCGCGCGCGTCGCCGAGCGTCACGGCGTTCCGGTGCGCACGCTGTGGGCGTCGGCCGGCCAGGCGCCGTCGACGGTCGCGGAATCGTCACCGCTGCCCAGCACCGACCGCGACGTCCTCGCCGACATGGTCGACCTCGGCGGCACCGACCCGCGACTGCTCGACGACGAGGACTTCGTCGAACTGCTCGTCATGGCGGTGCGGGCCGACTACCGCGCGCTGAGCGGATACACCTGCGGGCGCGACGAGCGCATCACCGCCGACATCCACGCCCTGCGCGGCGACCGCGACCACCGGATCAGCCGGGAGTGGTCGCAGCGCTGGGCCTCCCATACCGCGGGCCGGTTCACGCTGTCGACTCTGCCGGGCGGTCACTTCTACCTCGATGAGCACCTGGACGCGGTAGCTGCGCTGGTGAACGGCGGATGA
- a CDS encoding (2,3-dihydroxybenzoyl)adenylate synthase, which yields MSTGFQHVPNDLTEGFVPFPEDRAEQYRQAGYWTGRPLESLLIDAAVQRPDHPAVVDVDDSLTYAELVARADTAAAALAGLGIRPGDRVLLQLPNSVRFAVAFFGLLRAGAVPVMCLPGHRTAELGHFAEVSGAVALVIPDEVGGFDYREMAAQLVADRPALRHVIVDGDPGPFLSWTALADGGGRTPQRGPVDTSLPALLLVSGGTTGLPKLIPRTHDDYVYTAVSSAQACHFTSDDVYLVALPAGHNFPLACPGMLGAMTVAATTVFTADPSPEAAFALIDEHTVTVTGLVNALGKLWAQACEWEPVLPTSLRLVQVGGSRMSPEEARFILDRLTPGLSQIFGMAEGMLNFTRPGDPVDVVVHTQGRPVSPHDEMRVVDESGVEVGPGEEGELLVRGPYTLNGYYRADEANARSFSPDGFYRTGDRVRIFADGPLAGNVEVTGRIKDVIHRGGETVSATDLEDHLLAHPGVYSAAAVALPDDYLGEKICAAVVFRGKPVTLAELNAFLDERGASTHARPDVVVPIPALPLTAVGKVDKKKIVAQLTS from the coding sequence ATGAGCACCGGATTCCAGCATGTGCCGAATGACCTCACCGAGGGTTTCGTGCCATTTCCCGAAGACCGCGCCGAGCAGTACCGGCAGGCGGGCTACTGGACGGGACGCCCCCTGGAGTCCCTGCTGATCGACGCGGCCGTGCAGCGACCCGACCACCCCGCGGTCGTCGACGTCGACGACTCGCTCACCTACGCCGAGTTGGTGGCCCGCGCCGACACGGCCGCGGCGGCGCTGGCCGGACTGGGTATCCGCCCCGGGGACCGAGTGTTGTTGCAGCTGCCCAACTCCGTGCGGTTCGCCGTCGCGTTCTTCGGTCTGCTCCGGGCGGGTGCGGTTCCGGTGATGTGCCTGCCGGGCCACCGCACGGCCGAACTCGGGCACTTCGCCGAGGTCAGCGGCGCGGTGGCCCTGGTGATCCCCGACGAAGTGGGCGGATTCGACTACCGCGAGATGGCCGCTCAACTCGTGGCGGACCGTCCGGCGCTGCGGCACGTCATCGTCGACGGCGATCCGGGGCCGTTCCTGTCCTGGACGGCACTGGCCGACGGCGGCGGCCGGACGCCGCAGCGCGGACCCGTCGACACCTCGCTGCCCGCGCTACTGCTGGTGTCCGGCGGTACGACCGGGCTGCCCAAGCTGATCCCGCGCACTCACGACGACTACGTCTACACCGCGGTGTCGAGCGCGCAGGCATGTCACTTCACCTCAGACGACGTCTACCTGGTGGCGTTGCCTGCCGGTCACAATTTCCCGCTGGCCTGTCCCGGCATGCTGGGAGCGATGACCGTGGCGGCGACGACGGTGTTCACCGCCGATCCCAGCCCGGAGGCGGCGTTCGCGCTCATCGACGAACACACGGTCACCGTCACCGGACTGGTCAACGCGCTGGGCAAACTGTGGGCGCAGGCGTGTGAATGGGAACCCGTGCTGCCCACGTCGCTGCGCCTGGTGCAGGTGGGCGGGTCACGGATGAGCCCGGAGGAGGCGCGGTTCATCCTCGACCGCCTGACCCCCGGCCTGTCGCAGATCTTCGGGATGGCCGAAGGCATGCTGAACTTCACCCGGCCGGGAGACCCGGTCGACGTCGTCGTGCACACCCAGGGCCGGCCGGTGTCGCCGCACGACGAGATGCGGGTGGTCGACGAGTCCGGCGTCGAGGTCGGCCCGGGTGAAGAAGGTGAACTGCTCGTGCGCGGGCCCTACACGCTCAACGGGTACTACCGGGCCGACGAGGCCAACGCCCGCTCCTTCAGCCCCGACGGTTTCTACCGCACCGGTGACCGGGTCCGGATCTTCGCCGATGGTCCGCTGGCCGGCAACGTCGAGGTGACCGGGCGCATCAAGGACGTCATCCACCGTGGCGGTGAGACGGTCTCGGCCACCGACCTGGAGGACCACCTCCTCGCCCACCCCGGCGTCTACTCGGCCGCGGCGGTCGCGCTGCCCGACGATTATCTGGGCGAGAAGATCTGTGCGGCAGTGGTTTTCCGCGGCAAGCCGGTTACGCTGGCCGAACTGAACGCGTTCCTCGACGAGCGCGGGGCGTCCACGCACGCCCGGCCCGACGTGGTGGTGCCGATACCCGCGCTGCCGCTGACCGCGGTCGGCAAGGTGGACAAGAAGAAGATCGTCGCGCAGCTGACATCCTGA
- a CDS encoding non-ribosomal peptide synthetase — MEAVVTSSQSVRAEVAELLGVDESELDPNADLIATGLDSIRMMSLSGRWRKQGIDVRFAAMAANPTVAAWAQLVGEHTVTEERVAEEPVAQQPRDAGDPDAPFPLAPMQHALWVGRNELTELGGVAAHLYVEFDGSGVDPERLGTAAAALAARHPMLRVDILGDGMQRISDRGLPVKVTDLRELDDTAAAAQLEIIRDAKSHQLLEGEMLELALTLLPHGRTRLHVDLDMQAADAVSYRNFMADLAALYRGAQLPELQYTYREYRSALTATPPPAADEDRRWWSERIPELPEPPALPLVPRAEQRNPRRGTRRWQFLDARTRDRLFAAARKRGITPAMAFAASYAGTLARWSTSRHFLLNLPMFGREPFHSDVDRLVGDFSSSLMLDVDFTDAHTPAQRARVMQEALHTSAGHATYSGLSVLRDLSRHHCTPTLAPFVFTSALGLGDLFAGDVTDQFGTPVWHISQGPQVLLDSQVTPFDGGLLVNWDVREEAFRPGVIDAMFAYQLAELDRLATDDAAWDAVDPPAAPAAQLAVRAALGTGAERSAEALHDGFFRSAATTPDATAMVSSTGTLTYAELRERVLAVTGALQVAGIKPGDTVAVMGPKCADQVTALLAIHAAGAVYVPVGADQPADRAESILHTAGVRMALACGDGPPTFLPALTIAEAVRVGSRAPEVTPATIAPDEVAYVLFTSGSTGAPKGVEVTHAAAMNTLEFINGHFAIGPADRCLALSTLEGDLSVLDIFGMLRAGGSLVVVDEEQRRDPDSWVRMINEHGVSVLHFMPGWLEMLLQVGGSLPSVRVVPTGGDWVRTEMVRELRRAAPHVQFAGLGGATETAIHNTICEPGELPAEWSAVPFGRPLPNNACRVVAADGTDCPDWVPGELWVGGRGIARGYRGRPDLTAERFVVHDGRTWYRTGDLVRYLPDGQIDFVGRADHRVKISGYRIELGEVEAALRRIAGVDAAVASVLAAPGDGRTEQLAAIVRAANDRLTLHDMTRGMAELVPPHMVPSHIAFVEAIPFTVGGKIDRRAVAAALTRSMAERAQGQAPTYRAPATALERALADIVATVLDRDSVGADDDFFELGGDSVLATQTVARIREWLDAPGVMVTDIFAARSVGALARRLADHESGSDRLEGVAELYLEVADMNSADVASALDSAQAR, encoded by the coding sequence GTGGAGGCCGTTGTGACGAGTTCACAGTCCGTACGCGCCGAGGTTGCCGAGCTTCTCGGAGTCGACGAGTCCGAACTCGATCCGAACGCCGACCTCATCGCCACCGGGCTCGACTCCATCCGCATGATGTCACTGTCCGGACGCTGGCGGAAGCAGGGCATCGATGTGCGTTTCGCGGCGATGGCGGCGAACCCGACCGTGGCCGCGTGGGCGCAGCTCGTCGGCGAACACACCGTCACCGAAGAACGCGTCGCCGAAGAACCCGTCGCGCAGCAGCCGCGTGACGCCGGCGACCCCGATGCGCCTTTCCCGCTCGCACCGATGCAGCACGCACTGTGGGTGGGCCGCAACGAACTGACCGAACTCGGCGGGGTGGCCGCACACCTCTACGTCGAATTCGACGGCTCCGGCGTCGACCCCGAACGGCTGGGCACCGCGGCCGCCGCACTGGCTGCGCGCCACCCGATGCTGCGGGTCGACATCCTCGGCGACGGGATGCAGCGGATCAGCGACCGCGGCCTGCCCGTCAAGGTGACCGACCTGCGCGAGCTCGACGACACCGCCGCCGCCGCGCAGCTCGAGATCATTCGCGACGCCAAATCCCATCAGCTCCTCGAGGGGGAGATGCTCGAGCTGGCGCTCACGCTGCTGCCGCACGGGCGCACCCGGCTGCACGTCGACCTCGACATGCAGGCCGCCGACGCGGTCAGCTACCGCAATTTCATGGCCGATCTCGCCGCTCTCTACCGCGGCGCGCAGCTGCCCGAACTGCAGTACACCTATCGCGAATACCGCAGTGCGCTCACCGCCACACCCCCGCCCGCGGCCGACGAAGACCGCCGCTGGTGGTCCGAGCGCATCCCGGAACTGCCCGAACCTCCCGCGCTGCCGCTGGTTCCGCGCGCCGAGCAGCGCAACCCCCGGCGCGGCACCCGGCGCTGGCAGTTCCTCGACGCCCGCACCCGCGACCGGCTGTTCGCCGCGGCCCGTAAACGCGGCATCACCCCGGCGATGGCGTTCGCCGCGTCTTACGCCGGAACGCTGGCCCGGTGGTCGACGAGCCGGCACTTCCTGCTCAACCTGCCGATGTTCGGCCGGGAGCCGTTCCACTCCGATGTCGACAGACTGGTCGGCGACTTCTCGTCGTCGCTGATGCTCGACGTCGACTTCACCGACGCGCACACACCGGCGCAGCGGGCGCGGGTGATGCAGGAGGCGCTGCACACCTCCGCCGGCCACGCGACCTATTCGGGTCTGTCGGTACTGCGCGATCTCAGCCGCCACCACTGCACGCCGACGCTGGCGCCGTTCGTGTTCACCAGCGCGCTGGGGCTCGGCGATCTGTTCGCCGGCGACGTCACCGACCAGTTCGGTACGCCGGTGTGGCACATCTCCCAGGGGCCGCAGGTGCTGCTGGACTCGCAGGTGACGCCGTTCGACGGCGGCCTGCTGGTCAACTGGGACGTGCGCGAGGAGGCGTTCCGCCCCGGGGTCATCGATGCGATGTTCGCCTATCAGCTCGCCGAACTCGACCGGCTCGCCACCGACGACGCGGCGTGGGACGCCGTCGATCCGCCCGCGGCGCCGGCCGCGCAACTGGCAGTGCGCGCCGCGCTCGGGACCGGTGCCGAGCGCAGTGCGGAAGCCCTGCACGACGGCTTCTTCCGCAGCGCCGCAACGACTCCCGACGCGACCGCGATGGTGAGTTCGACGGGAACACTCACCTACGCCGAACTGCGCGAGCGGGTGCTCGCCGTCACCGGTGCGCTGCAGGTGGCCGGCATCAAACCGGGCGACACGGTCGCGGTGATGGGACCCAAGTGCGCCGATCAGGTGACCGCGCTACTGGCGATCCACGCCGCCGGTGCGGTGTACGTGCCGGTCGGCGCCGACCAGCCCGCCGACCGCGCGGAGAGCATCCTGCACACCGCCGGCGTGCGCATGGCCCTGGCGTGCGGTGACGGACCGCCGACGTTCCTGCCCGCGTTGACGATCGCCGAGGCCGTCCGCGTCGGATCGCGGGCGCCCGAGGTCACTCCCGCGACCATCGCTCCCGACGAGGTCGCCTACGTCCTGTTCACGTCGGGCTCGACCGGTGCGCCCAAGGGGGTCGAGGTCACCCACGCCGCCGCCATGAACACCCTCGAATTCATCAACGGCCACTTCGCAATCGGGCCCGCCGACCGGTGCCTGGCGCTCTCCACGCTCGAAGGCGATCTGTCTGTGCTCGACATCTTCGGCATGCTGCGCGCCGGCGGATCGCTCGTGGTGGTGGACGAAGAGCAGCGCCGCGACCCCGACAGCTGGGTGCGGATGATCAACGAGCACGGGGTGAGCGTGCTGCACTTCATGCCGGGGTGGCTGGAGATGCTGCTCCAGGTGGGTGGTTCGCTGCCCTCGGTGCGCGTGGTCCCCACCGGCGGCGACTGGGTGCGCACCGAGATGGTGCGCGAATTGCGCAGGGCGGCACCGCACGTGCAGTTCGCCGGATTGGGCGGCGCCACCGAGACCGCGATCCACAACACCATCTGTGAACCGGGCGAGCTGCCGGCGGAGTGGTCGGCCGTTCCCTTCGGCCGTCCGCTGCCCAACAACGCCTGCCGCGTCGTCGCGGCCGACGGTACGGACTGTCCCGACTGGGTGCCCGGCGAGTTGTGGGTGGGCGGCCGCGGCATCGCCCGCGGATACCGCGGCCGTCCCGACCTGACCGCCGAACGCTTCGTCGTCCACGACGGGCGCACCTGGTATCGCACCGGCGACCTCGTCCGCTATCTGCCCGACGGGCAGATCGACTTCGTCGGCCGCGCCGATCACCGCGTGAAAATCAGCGGCTATCGGATCGAACTCGGTGAGGTCGAAGCCGCGCTGCGGCGCATCGCCGGTGTCGACGCCGCCGTGGCCTCGGTGCTGGCCGCGCCCGGCGACGGGCGAACCGAACAGCTGGCCGCCATCGTGCGGGCCGCGAATGACCGGCTGACCCTGCACGACATGACCCGAGGGATGGCCGAACTCGTTCCGCCGCACATGGTTCCGAGCCACATCGCGTTCGTCGAGGCCATTCCGTTCACGGTGGGTGGCAAGATCGACCGCAGGGCGGTCGCCGCGGCGTTGACCCGGAGCATGGCCGAGCGGGCCCAGGGTCAGGCGCCCACGTACCGTGCACCGGCCACGGCACTGGAGCGGGCGCTGGCCGACATCGTCGCCACCGTCCTGGACCGCGACAGCGTCGGCGCCGACGACGACTTCTTCGAGCTGGGCGGTGATTCCGTGCTGGCCACCCAGACCGTGGCGCGGATCCGCGAGTGGCTCGACGCGCCGGGTGTCATGGTCACCGACATCTTCGCCGCGCGCAGCGTCGGCGCACTGGCGCGCCGGCTCGCCGACCACGAGTCCGGCAGCGACCGGCTCGAGGGCGTCGCCGAGCTCTACCTCGAAGTCGCCGACATGAATTCCGCCGACGTGGCATCCGCACTCGATTCGGCCCAGGCGCGATGA
- a CDS encoding beta-ketoacyl [acyl carrier protein] synthase domain-containing protein, producing MTRGDRVVADEDPVVIVGMAVEAPGGIDTAEDYWTLLCEEREALSPFPTDRGWSLRELFSGSRREGFTPIQDLGGFLSSAAHFDPEFFGISPREAVAMDPQQRVALRLAWRALENSGINPDDLAGHDVGCYLGASALEYGPALSEFSHHSGHLITGTSLGVISGRIAYTLDLAGPAVTVDTSCSSALSAFHLAVQALRSGDCDIALAGGVCVMGSPGYFVEFSTQHALSDDGHCRPYSAHAGGTVWAEGAGLFVLQRTSRAVRDGRDILAEVRASCVNSDGRTVGLTAPSERAQTRLFARAMEQSGVTPEDVGMVEGHGTGTRLGDRTELHSLAATYGAATPSRGPLLGSVKSNIGHTQAAAGALGLAKVLVSADRAAVPPTLHVDEPSREIDWETSALRLANKLTPWQARNGERVGAVSAFGMSGTNTHLVVAVPDRPREAK from the coding sequence ATGACCCGCGGGGACCGTGTCGTCGCCGACGAGGACCCCGTCGTCATCGTCGGTATGGCGGTGGAGGCACCTGGCGGGATCGACACGGCCGAGGACTACTGGACACTGCTCTGCGAAGAGCGGGAGGCGCTGAGCCCTTTTCCCACCGACCGTGGCTGGTCGCTGCGGGAGTTGTTCTCCGGATCGCGGCGCGAGGGGTTCACACCGATCCAGGACCTCGGCGGGTTCCTCAGCAGCGCTGCGCATTTCGACCCGGAATTCTTCGGCATCTCTCCCCGCGAGGCGGTGGCGATGGACCCCCAGCAGCGGGTGGCCCTGCGGCTGGCGTGGCGTGCGCTGGAGAACAGCGGCATCAACCCCGACGACCTGGCCGGCCACGACGTCGGCTGCTACCTCGGCGCCTCGGCCCTGGAGTACGGCCCCGCGCTGAGCGAATTCTCCCACCACAGCGGCCATCTGATCACCGGTACCTCACTCGGTGTCATCTCCGGGCGCATCGCTTACACGCTCGACCTGGCCGGCCCGGCCGTCACGGTCGACACTTCCTGCTCCTCGGCGTTGTCCGCGTTCCACCTCGCGGTGCAGGCGCTGCGGTCGGGCGACTGCGACATCGCACTGGCCGGTGGCGTATGCGTGATGGGGTCACCGGGCTATTTCGTCGAATTCTCCACACAGCACGCGCTGTCCGACGACGGGCACTGCCGGCCCTACAGCGCGCACGCCGGCGGCACCGTGTGGGCCGAGGGCGCGGGACTGTTCGTGCTGCAACGCACGTCACGTGCGGTGCGCGACGGCCGCGACATCCTCGCCGAGGTGCGCGCCAGCTGCGTCAACTCCGACGGCCGCACCGTCGGCCTCACCGCCCCGAGCGAGCGGGCCCAGACCCGACTGTTCGCACGGGCGATGGAACAGTCCGGGGTGACCCCCGAAGACGTCGGCATGGTCGAAGGTCACGGCACCGGAACACGACTCGGCGACCGGACCGAATTGCACTCGCTCGCGGCCACCTACGGCGCCGCCACCCCGAGCCGCGGGCCACTGCTCGGGTCGGTGAAATCCAACATCGGGCACACCCAGGCCGCCGCAGGCGCCCTCGGGCTGGCCAAGGTGCTCGTGTCCGCCGACCGCGCCGCCGTCCCACCGACCCTGCACGTCGACGAGCCGAGTCGCGAGATCGACTGGGAGACCAGCGCTCTGCGGTTGGCGAACAAGCTCACACCGTGGCAGGCACGCAACGGCGAACGCGTGGGCGCGGTGTCGGCGTTCGGGATGAGCGGCACCAACACCCACCTCGTCGTCGCGGTGCCGGACCGGCCCCGGGAAGCGAAGTGA
- a CDS encoding HNH endonuclease signature motif containing protein has protein sequence MYVRIMSGNDLQAAVAALRAAFDEVAACNVDLLARSDLVEALDELETLGCQLPTISHRLLARLQNEATPKEMGAKSWKDVLSIRWRISTSEANRRLTEAALLAPRQALTGPSLPPVLPATAAAQAHGLINGEHAEVIRKAVDKLPGFVDAVTREQFEVNLVRTAVGVGPKELKDAADLTLFLLDQDGPEPDDTERARKRGVSKHKQRGDGMADLSATLTPEGWAVWEVLFAKYAAPGMCNPDDPEPCTSGTPSQARIDNDHRSLAQRQHDAMVAVGRIALMSGELGKLNGLPVSIIIRTTLQDLESRAGVGVTGGGTVVPIADAIRMASHANHYLAVFDGATGSALNLFRAKRIASPAQRIMLTARDGGCTKPGCTVGAYGCQVHHASADWGDGGNTNVDENGLACGPDNRSVDQDDGWTTRMNDHCEVEWIPPAQLDTGQARLNHYHRPERLLRPPNDPDIGGEPVASTEPADANDIDIDIDDTELNAELAADVEETGHVTVAASVADGVHETVRLEQATTSLADGDGNRPAEPSSPTQSTDNAGEPGGPAPPETRAA, from the coding sequence ATGTATGTTCGAATTATGTCGGGAAACGACCTGCAGGCCGCGGTGGCGGCTTTGCGTGCCGCCTTCGACGAGGTGGCCGCCTGCAATGTCGACTTGCTGGCCCGGTCCGACCTTGTCGAAGCCCTCGATGAACTCGAAACCCTTGGGTGCCAGCTGCCCACGATCAGTCACCGCCTGCTGGCCCGCCTGCAGAACGAGGCCACACCGAAAGAAATGGGCGCCAAATCGTGGAAGGACGTGCTGTCGATCCGCTGGCGGATATCCACCTCTGAAGCCAACCGCCGGTTGACCGAAGCCGCGTTGTTGGCGCCGCGTCAGGCGTTGACCGGACCGTCGCTGCCGCCGGTGCTGCCCGCCACCGCCGCCGCCCAAGCCCACGGGCTGATCAACGGTGAGCACGCCGAGGTCATTCGCAAGGCCGTCGACAAGTTACCGGGTTTCGTGGACGCGGTCACCCGTGAGCAGTTCGAGGTCAACCTCGTCCGCACGGCAGTCGGTGTCGGTCCGAAGGAACTCAAAGACGCGGCTGACCTGACTTTGTTCCTGCTCGATCAGGACGGGCCCGAGCCCGACGACACCGAACGGGCGCGCAAGCGCGGCGTCAGCAAGCACAAGCAACGCGGTGACGGAATGGCCGATCTGAGCGCAACGTTGACTCCCGAAGGGTGGGCGGTGTGGGAGGTGCTCTTCGCCAAGTACGCCGCGCCCGGGATGTGCAATCCCGACGATCCCGAACCCTGCACCTCGGGGACGCCGTCTCAGGCTCGGATCGACAATGACCACCGCAGCCTCGCCCAGCGTCAACACGACGCCATGGTCGCCGTCGGGCGCATCGCCCTGATGAGCGGTGAACTCGGGAAGCTCAACGGGCTGCCGGTGTCGATCATCATCCGCACCACCCTGCAAGACCTGGAGTCCCGCGCCGGGGTCGGTGTCACCGGTGGAGGCACGGTCGTGCCGATCGCCGATGCGATCCGGATGGCCAGCCACGCCAACCACTACCTGGCGGTGTTCGACGGTGCCACCGGATCGGCTCTGAATCTGTTCCGCGCCAAACGGATCGCCTCCCCGGCGCAGCGGATCATGCTCACCGCACGCGACGGCGGATGCACCAAACCCGGCTGCACCGTCGGCGCCTACGGCTGCCAGGTGCATCACGCATCGGCCGACTGGGGCGACGGCGGCAACACCAACGTCGACGAAAACGGCCTCGCCTGCGGGCCCGACAACCGCAGCGTCGACCAGGACGACGGCTGGACCACCCGCATGAACGACCACTGCGAGGTCGAATGGATACCGCCGGCACAGTTGGATACCGGCCAAGCCCGACTCAACCACTACCACCGCCCCGAACGGCTACTACGCCCGCCGAATGACCCGGACATCGGCGGCGAACCGGTTGCCTCAACGGAGCCGGCTGACGCCAACGACATCGACATCGACATCGACGACACGGAACTGAACGCTGAGCTGGCTGCCGACGTTGAGGAGACCGGCCACGTGACGGTCGCCGCCTCTGTGGCCGACGGGGTCCACGAGACGGTCCGCTTGGAGCAGGCGACCACATCACTAGCCGACGGCGACGGGAACCGCCCTGCAGAACCGAGCTCACCGACCCAGTCCACAGACAACGCCGGTGAACCCGGCGGCCCTGCACCCCCGGAAACTCGGGCGGCCTGA